One window from the genome of Gadus morhua chromosome 16, gadMor3.0, whole genome shotgun sequence encodes:
- the LOC115560852 gene encoding extracellular calcium-sensing receptor-like: MAPIAAKILLLSVMFLLNDLVVSSAALFTECTSIGEEESNSFYEDGDVVLGGIFPLHYTRVSSLPTYTSKPEPGSHNFSARALRWMQTMTFAIREINQRSDLLPALRLGFHIRDSCNDVPVSLKASLLLVNGQPGPPAIRNVSLEAVGEHSGKGDLISSGFRSPVLGCADVTRSPSPVIIGDASSGVSMALLRSLGPFQIPLVSYFASCSCLSEQTEFPMFMRTMPSDAFQVRALARLVSHFGWTWVGVIGLESDYARFAIQLFLHESSLYGVCAAYVHLYPVVLSQQPLDELLDIIQGSSSKVIINFNSESEVQSIMRAIRQRNITGIQWIASEAWATAKSLWEEFGDLLSGTLGFGIRRAEVIPGLRQHLSRLRPSNIQDSSFLTELWEETLNCRLNGSVNTHSHMVNHLDRKPCSGMEDLNDVYSAFSDVSQLRVSYNVYKAVYLVAHALQKMSDCEAGQGPFVNGTCGKPQSLEPWQLFHYMKNTKFSILGEKVDFDHNGDPIASYDLMNWRREQDGSLRLLKVGFYDASLSPELSLVVNDSAIQWPVWQQAVRSVCSESCPPGKRVARRKGKPVCCFDCVTCAEGEVSNNTDSLDCTRCPEDMWPNDMRNLCLPKNVEFLSYKEPMGIVLCTGSVLGTSSSLLVLAMFYKHRATPVVRANNMELSFFLLLFLATCFLIGLLFIGEPSDWLCRIRYPAFGISFALCISCLLAKTVVVLMAFRATLPGSGVMKLFGPNQQRASVLLCTLVQGLICVIWLLTYPPFTNCNTGYLRNTIIIECATGSEVGFWCVLGYIGLLACLCFFMAFLARELPDNFNEAKFITFSMLIFFAVWITFIPVYVSTAGKYTVAVHIFAILASAYGVLFCIFAPKCYIIIFKPEKNSKKNMMRK, from the exons ATGGCTCCCATTGCTGCCAAGATTCTTCTTCTATCAGTCATGTTCCTCTTGAACGACCTTGTTGTAAGTTCAGCTGCCCTCTTCACAGAGTGTACTTCCATCGGAGAAGAAGAATCAAACAGTTTTTACGAAGACGGAGATGTGGTGTTAGGGGGCATCTTTCCTCTACACTACACCCGTGTGTCTTCTCTTCCAACGTACACATCCAAACCAGAACCTGGTTCACACAA TTTCAGTGCACGGGCCCTGCGTTGGATGCAGACCATGACTTTTGCTATCAGGGAGATCAACCAGCGCAGTGACTTGCTGCCTGCGTTGAGGCTGGGTTTTCACATCAGAGACAGCTGCAACGACGTCCCTGTGTCTCTGAAGGCCTCCCTGCTTCTGGTGAATGGACAGCCAGGCCCCCCAGCCATCAGGAATGTGAGTCTGGAGGCAGTCGGGGAGCATTCTGGCAAGGGTGATCTGATCAGTTCAGGCTTCAGGTCTCCAGTGTTAGGTTGTGCCGATGTCACCAGGTCCCCGTCTCCTGTTATCATAGGAGATGCATCCTCTGGTGTGTCGATGGCTTTGCTTAGAAGTTTGGGCCCCTTTCAGATCCCCCTG GTGAGCTACTTTGCCTCCTGCAGCTGTCTGAGCGAGCAGACAGAGTTTCCAATGTTCATGCGCACCATGCCTAGCGATGCCTTCCAGGTCAGAGCCCTGGCCCGCTTGGTCAGCCACTTCGGCTGGACCTGGGTGGGGGTCATTGGCCTGGAGTCTGACTATGCCCGCTTCGCCATACAGCTTTTTCTCCACGAGTCGTCCCTTTATGGCGTGTGTGCTGCCTATGTTCATCTCTACCCTGTGGTTCTGAGTCAGCAGCCTCTGGATGAGCTTCTGGATATCATTCAG GGGTCATCTTCAAAGGTCATAATTAACTTCAACAGTGAGTCAGAAGTGCAAAGCATCATGAGAGCCATTCGACAGAGGAATATCACAGGCATCCAGTGGATCGCGAGTGAGGCCTGGGCCACAGCCAAGTCGCTCTGGGAGGAGTTTGGCGACCTCTTGAGCGGCACCTTGGGCTTCGGTATTCGCAGAGCCGAGGTAATTCCGGGGTTGAGGCAGCATCTGTCCAGGCTTCGACCGTCCAACATCCAAGACTCGTCTTTCCTCACAGAGCTCTGGGAGGAGACACTCAACTGCAGACTGAACGGCTCTGtgaacacacattctcacatggTCAACCACCTGGATCGAAAGCCTTGCAGTGGTATGGAGGATTTAAACGACGTGTACTCTGCCTTCTCAGATGTGAGCCAGCTTAGGGTGTCGTATAACGTGTACAAGGCTGTGTATTTGGTGGCCCATGCACTGCAGAAAATGAGTGACTGTGAGGCGGGGCAGGGGCCCTTTGTGAACGGCACCTGTGGAAAACCTCAAAGTCTAGAGCCGTGGCAG CTGTTCCACTACATGAAGAATACTAAGTTCTCCATATTGGGTGAAAAAGTGGACTTTGATCATAACGGTGACCCCATCGCTTCGTATGACCTCATGAACTGGAGACGGGAGCAGGATGGCTCTCTGCGGCTGCTGAAGGTGGGCTTTTACGATGCCTCCCTGTCTCCAGAGCTCAGCCTGGTGGTGAATGATTCTGCAATTCAGTGGCCTGTTTGGCAACAG GCGGTCCGGTCTGTGTGCAGTGAGAGCTGCCCACCAGGGAAGCGTGTAGccaggaggaaggggaagcCTGTCTGCTGTTTTGACTGTGTCACCTGCGCTGAAGGGGAGGTCAGCAACAACACCG ATTCTTTGGACTGCACACGGTGCCCAGAAGACATGTGGCCTAACGACATGAGAAACCTTTGCCTCCCAAAGAATGTTGAGTTCTTGTCTTACAAGGAGCCAATGGGTATTGTTCTATGTACTGGATCAGTTCTTGGAACGAGTTCCTCTCTCCTTGTTCTTGCTATGTTCTATAAACACAGGGCCACACCTGTTGTCCGGGCAAACAACATGGAACTGAGCTTCTTCCTTCTGTTATTCCTGGCCACCTGTTTCCTCATTGGGCTTTTGTTCATCGGTgagccctctgattggctgtgccgTATCCGGTACCCAGCGTTCGGCATCAGCTTTGCTCTATGCATCTCCTGCCTCCTAGCTAAGACAGTAGTGGTCCTAATGGCTTTCAGGGCCACACTGCCAGGAAGTGGTGTTATGAAGTTGTTCGGACCCAATCAGCAAAGAGCAAGTGTTCTTCTTTGCACGCTGGTCCAG GGCTTGATCTGTGTTATCTGGCTGCTCACCTACCCACCTTTCACCAATTGCAACACAGGCTACCTCAGGAACACCATCATCATTGAGTGTGCTACCGGCTCGGAGGTCGGCTTCTGGTGTGTTCTCGGCTACATCGGCCTGTTAGCATGCCTGTGTTTTTTCATGGCGTTTTTGGCCCGTGAGTTGCCTGACAATTTCAATGAAGCTAAATTCATTACGTTCAGCATGCTAATTTTCTTTGCAGTGTGGATCACTTTCATTCCCGTCTACGTTAGCACCGCCGGTAAATACACCGTTGCTGTGCATATTTTTGCAATTCTGGCTTCTGCTTATGGTGTACTGTTTTGTATTTTTGCTCCAAAGTGCTACATTATCATTTTCAAGCCAGAAAAAAACAGCAAGAAAAATATGATGCGTAAATGA